In the genome of Populus trichocarpa isolate Nisqually-1 chromosome 10, P.trichocarpa_v4.1, whole genome shotgun sequence, the window GGAAGGATGCATTTGTGCTTTGTAGGATTTTCCAAAAGAGCGGGACAGGGCCAAAGAATGGGGAGCAGTATGGGGCACCGTTTATTGAGGAGGAATGGGAGAATGATGAGGTGCCTCTCTTGCCAAGTGAAGAGATGGTGCCAGCTGGAGAAGCACCAGTTGGTGATGGCTCATACCTGGAACTGAATGAGCTTGACCAGGTTTGTACTTGTATGGTTACTAGtggtaaattattttgaatcgtttaattgtaaattaaatGGTTGAgtataaaaatgtaattttaataaaatctattaGATCTACATGATGAATTGAGGTGCGCACATGAAAACATTTACATGCAAAGAAGTTAGCAAAAGTAGTTCATAAGAATAGAATGCCATTTAGTTGATTGTTTAAGTGTTAGTACTAGATCTTGCGTGTTCTTTGCATCGCCAATGCAAAGCTGTCCTTTTTTAAACTCCCAAGAAGTATAtgttcaaaatttcaaatttatataatacatattatgttGGGGTAATAAGGATTCTTGATACAAGTTCTTAATCTAGAAGCGCTTGACTTGcacatttatttgataattatgtcCTTGATGTGACTGCATTAAAACTTTAACTTGCTTCATTAGTCCTAGTATCCAATACTTTAACatgttgcatttttattttttttgccatcTGATAATTGTCAAGGTTTTTGTGTTGAGGTTTGAAGTTCTTTGCAACTTCCTGAGAAAATGGGATCACTTTCtgtttttccttgtattttGCTTGTGATTAAGTACATACTCAATGCAGTTGCTTTTGCCATCTGATAATTTTCAAGGTGTTTGCTTTGAGGTTCTTCAGATGTTATGCCTTATTCCTCCAAAGGGCTAGCTTCCTAATAAGACTTGCCATGGTTAGGCTGTTATTTTGGACCACTAAGCTATGTCActgtatgttattttttatttcttgattgtGTTTATTGCACCAGGCTTGTAATATACTCTCTGGGGTCTACATGTTCTTAGATGGATTGCCTTATTCCCACTAAAGAACTTGCTGCTTATTAAGCATTTACGTGCCTTGGCTGTTAATTTGGATCACTAAGCTGTCATTGTATGCTGCGCTCTTTCTATTTATTGACTTTTGCATATGGTAATATTGGTTTATTGTAAAAGGGATCGAAACGTATTTGGTCAACTTAGTCAAATGTCTTATGTAGTGTATCTGCTGCTTTGGTCTTGTGTCTTTGCCATGgtgattatttataaattttctgGGGGAGTGTTGTCAATGTATGTTTCTTCATCATTACTTGTGATCCATGCTCCTCTGCCCAGCCTTCCTGTTTGTTTGCATTTCATGATTAATGTTCTcacaaccaattaaaattttcattatttttgtcttttttccgCCAGAATTTTGACAGTGGAATTACATCTGAAAATACTGCTCGTCCACTAAACTTCTATTATGGGGAAACAAGCAACCATGTGGAACAGCCCAGTAACTTCAGTGACAATGATATAAAGCCTGTGATAAGAGGGGCGGAGAATAGAAATGGTCCAGCTCCACCAGCTGACCAAAACTTGGATTTACCTGGACAATATGAGATGGATGCAGACAAAAAAGAACACAATGCGGAGCCTATCAATATTGTGAATGCTCTCAATGCAAATtatttgtttgatgaatcataCTTGGATGCACTTGGTGATCTTCCACCGAGTGAAGGATTTTTCCTGGAAGCTAATGATCTTTCAAAGCCTGTGGAGCCAGAGACCGGTGGAGATTCCTCAGGTTTTGACATGGTGGATGAGTACCTCAATTTCTTTGATGCTGTTGATGAGAACATGTCTTTTGATCCTTCTGATATCTTCGGAAGTGAGACTGCTGTTTCTGACCAACTTCCACCCCAAGAGGTAAGAATATAATTAAATGCTTCATTGCTTTAATTCACTGATTGAGCTGCACGCAGCAATTAATTTGTAACTGTATAACAGGATGTAAAGGGACAAACTGAAGAACTGTCCACGGCAAGCCTAAACCTATTAGAAACACATGGCACTATTGATCCATCTTCATCAAAGCAAAAGCCAGAGGCCATGAAATTTGATTCtggtaaatttatatttcaatttgtttcatCGGTACTCTTTGTGCTTCACTTTCCTGTAGTCATTAAGAGATGTAAGTTTTGCAAGATAGAAATAATTCAGCTGGTCGCATTTTTGCTCACTGGTTTTTACATTTGCTTCTGTTTGTCTGTGCTCATTCTTATGTGTCTTGTTTAGGTGCAGATTTCAAATATCCATTTATCAAGCAGGCTAGTCACAGGTTGGGGAACATTCCTGCACCTCCTGCCCTTGCTTCTGAGTTCCCTTCCAAGGACGCTGCTCTTCACTTACATCCAGCATCTTCCAGCTCAATTAACGTTACTGCTGGTATGATAAGAATAGAAAACATGAGCTTAGGTGGCAATGAGATGGAATGGTCATTTGGCAAGAACGGGAATGTCAATATCATCCTTTCTTTTGGTTTGCCACAACAAGGTGGTCCTGCCAGTCTGGTGCCGATGAATAGCTTATTCCCAGGCAAAACAGAGTCGGTGGTGTCGCGAGGTTGGCTGTACTTGATGTTCTTTTGGGTCCTAATTCTCTCTGTGAGTTATAAAATCGGGACCTGTATCTGTGCCAAGTAAACCCACGGTCAATGAAGTTGGCTTAGAGATGCCCGGAATAGGGTTGATTGTTAGTTGATTCCTTATAGATCTATTAGGACAGCCTGACATCAAGATAAATCATTactttatgattgttatttatgttaaacTGCCAAAAATGAGGATCGGTGTGCTTAACTTGCATCATTTCATTGTGATCATACCAAATCGCTCATCATGCCTAACCTTCAAGGTTTTTATGGGGGTTCAGACATCGCACGTGGAGTAATCCTACCACACTTTTAAGTTTCTATGTTTGTTCTAAGCTTCAATTACACTGCATTAGCCGCTGCCTAAGTTGATTTACTGTCAAGTGATATATTCTAAAACAAAAGGATGGCCTACTGAATTTGTCAGAACAGGTTGATTGTTCTCCTACCTCTATGTCGATGATAACTAGCTGTAGTTCTCCTTGAAGTTACATCGGCCTTTTCGATTTGGGAATTGTCTTTTTTGGTCGGCGAATGTAATGTGACCAGAAACCCTGGCATGACGGATTTAGATATTTGTAAATTTAACCTTCGAAGTCCTTAATTCTTCAACATAACCACGGATAAATATCAGGATGCGTGGTGCTCATTTTCTACACGTAATCTCTTCTTGAAGGTTCCGGTGATCTGCTCAGTCTCCAACTAGAAAGATTTGGAAGTTGTGAGAAAGTAGGCAGTAGCATGCACAAGCACACAATGCATGTGACAAGCAGCTTGGAAGAACACGGAATCGAAGTATCTTTACAAATCCAGGATGGTCTTAATGTGGCTATCGGAAGTTTGAAGCACTTGTTCTCGACATGCATGACATTCAGAAATAGAGAGGCAAAGTACTTGTGTACCTTGTGCACTTGAAACTTCCGGTGACAATATATTCACCAAAGGTAAAGGGTGGAAAGAAATGGCAATGGCCATCTGAGCTAGATGGCTACAAGACCCAGCAATAGCAATGATTTGTAAACTGAAGGTTATCAAATGGACTTCTACTACCAGCTAAGGTTTTTTGGACCATTTTGAATAACGATTAACGATGTGTCTAATTACGTTTCCCCTGGAAGCTTTGTGTCCTCTGGTAAATCTCGGAAAGCAACACCCTGAAAAGAGCAGGGCCGTTAGTAATTGATGCGGCAGAATCAGCACAAGGAAGCAATGATGGGGTAATACATATACCTCTCCTGTGAGGTGAGCTACACATCTCTTCTCAGGTAGCAATTCAGCTTCAGTCTGCAAAATGACAGCTTTGCATAAGAAAAATGGTCCTTGTGTCTAGAT includes:
- the LOC7468451 gene encoding NAC domain-containing protein 78 isoform X2; translation: MGSSDSATSLAPGFRFHPTDEELVRYYLKRKVTNKPFRLDAISVTDVYKSEPWDLPVKSKLKSRDLEWYFFSMLDKKYGNGAKTNRATEKGYWKTTGKDRPINWNSRVVGMKKTLVYHQGRAPRGERSNWVMHEYRLADEELEKAGIAQDAFVLCRIFQKSGTGPKNGEQYGAPFIEEEWENDEVPLLPSEEMVPAGEAPVGDGSYLELNELDQNFDSGITSENTARPLNFYYGETSNHVEQPSNFSDNDIKPVIRGAENRNGPAPPADQNLDLPGQYEMDADKKEHNAEPINIVNALNANYLFDESYLDALGDLPPSEGFFLEANDLSKPVEPETGGDSSGFDMVDEYLNFFDAVDENMSFDPSDIFGSETAVSDQLPPQEDVKGQTEELSTASLNLLETHGTIDPSSSKQKPEAMKFDSDFKYPFIKQASHRLGNIPAPPALASEFPSKDAALHLHPASSSSINVTAGMIRIENMSLGGNEMEWSFGKNGNVNIILSFGLPQQGGPASLVPMNSLFPGKTESVVSRGWLYLMFFWVLILSVSYKIGTCICAK
- the LOC7468451 gene encoding NAC domain-containing protein 78 isoform X1; amino-acid sequence: MGSSDSATSLAPGFRFHPTDEELVRYYLKRKVTNKPFRLDAISVTDVYKSEPWDLPVKSKLKSRDLEWYFFSMLDKKYGNGAKTNRATEKGYWKTTGKDRPINWNSRVVGMKKTLVYHQGRAPRGERSNWVMHEYRLADEELEKAGIAQDAFVLCRIFQKSGTGPKNGEQYGAPFIEEEWENDEVPLLPSEEMVPAGEAPVGDGSYLELNELDQNFDSGITSENTARPLNFYYGETSNHVEQPSNFSDNDIKPVIRGAENRNGPAPPADQNLDLPGQYEMDADKKEHNAEPINIVNALNANYLFDESYLDALGDLPPSEGFFLEANDLSKPVEPETGGDSSGFDMVDEYLNFFDAVDENMSFDPSDIFGSETAVSDQLPPQEDVKGQTEELSTASLNLLETHGTIDPSSSKQKPEAMKFDSGADFKYPFIKQASHRLGNIPAPPALASEFPSKDAALHLHPASSSSINVTAGMIRIENMSLGGNEMEWSFGKNGNVNIILSFGLPQQGGPASLVPMNSLFPGKTESVVSRGWLYLMFFWVLILSVSYKIGTCICAK